The window AACCACCGCGGAGGCGTTGGGAGGCCCGCTGGCTGCTTACACGAAGGCGATTCACCCGGATGACCTTCCCCGAGTGCTGGAGATGATCGGCAGGGCTCTCGACTCTCAGGATAAATTCGAAGCTGAGTATCGGATTCTGAAGAGTAACGGCAACATCATTTCGGTTATCGCGAGAGGCGCCATCGAACGTGATGCCGATGGCAAAGCACTGCGAATGCCTGGAGTGATTGTCGATATCACCAAGCAACGGATGGCAGAAGAAAGGCTGCGGGCGAGTGAGCTACAGCGTCAGCTTGCGTTGGAATCAGGTGAACTTGGAACGTGGAACATCGATCCAGCAAATAGAGCATTGAAATCCGATGAGCGCTTTCGAGTGATTTATTCGGGACGGTCGAACGATCTGACCTACGAGCAGGCCTTTGCTTGTATTCACGACGATGATCGTGAAAAAGTTCGTGAGGCGGTTGCCGCGGCGATAGACATCGATAATCCGGCGCCCTACTCCAGCGAATATCGAGTTGTGCATGTCGACGGCAGCGTGCGCTGGGTTGGCGCCAAGGGACGAGCTAATTTCGGAATAAGGGACGGCCACAAGACGTTGCTGAGTTTCGATGGCGTCGTCGTCGATATTACCAGCGAACGACAAATGGCCGATGAGTTGCGCGAATTGGCCGCGAATCTTTCGGAAGTCGACCGCCGCAAGAACGAGTTCCTGGCGATGTTAGCGCACGAACTTCGCAATCCACTCGCACCGATGCGCAACGCTTTGCAGCTGGTCAAAGTGTCGGATGGTCACCAACTACAGGTCGCAACGGACATGATGGATCGGCAAATCAACCAGATGGTTCGCCTGGTTGATGACCTGCTCGATGTCAGCCGAATCAGCATGGGCAAGATTGAACTGCGCCGCGATCGAGTCTTGCTTGCTCCAATCATTCAGCAAGCAATTGAATCGTGTCGCCCGTTAATCGACAGTGCGAAGCACCAATTGTCTGTTCACCTGCCGACGCAGCCGATCTATCTAAATGCTGACGCGGTGCGTTTGACGCAGGTATTCACCAATATTCTGAGCAATGCCTGCAAGTATACCAACGCGGGAGGAGAGATCGCAGTTTTCGTCACCTTGGGCGAAGCGGAGGTGGCGGTTGCGGTGAAGGACAGCGGTGTTGGAATCTCCGCGGACATGCTGGAACGTGTGTTTCAAATGTTTACGCAGGTCGACGAGTCGTTGGAGAAGTCTCAAGGCGGACTCGGGATCGGACTGTCGCTGGTGAAGACGCTAGTCGAAATGCACGCCGGTTCTGTCATTGGAAAAAGTGAAGGGCCCGGAAAAGGAAGTGAGTTTATCGTTCGACTGCCGATTCTTTCTGGAACATTCGGCTCCAGCGAGAAGGCCGCGCCACCTGCTGCATCTCATGCCAAGGCCTTGCGAATCTTGATTGTCGACGACAACCGTGATGCTGCCTCATCGCTCGCGATGCTGCTGAAGATTACCGGCAATACATTACAACTGGCCCACGATGGTGAAGAGGCGGTTCAAGTAGCCGAGGCCTTTCGTCCTCAGTTGATACTACTCGACATCGGACTTCCCAAAATGAACGGTTACGAAGTGGCCCGCATCATTCGCAAGCAACCGTGGGGACGCGATATCAAGCTCGTCGCGTTAACTGGCTGGGGACAAGAGGAAGACCGCCTGAAGTCAGCGGAGGCGGGATTTGACGTTCATTTGGTAAAGCCAGCTGACTACGAAGTCTTGAAAAAGTTGC is drawn from Anatilimnocola floriformis and contains these coding sequences:
- a CDS encoding hybrid sensor histidine kinase/response regulator, with the protein product MTTATKLWLGFGALFAILAFSSLAIYLRVRSIEKEVAELGSSARTRGIATRQLKSRTLSFYLAVQAHLQGLSQKAVADAEEDAAQLERSLDDYERTAETPLQREMGQRFATEWLELKSLGDELLALKDRPATPEQVSRFYASRVEIERLLDNELQADASANFTAHLNAALQDSRSIRSFTIVLLLSGTIVALASSVVASRSILRNERDLDEQRERLRTTLASIGDAVISTDVDGNVVYLNSVAERLTGWSNQDAFGRPLEYVFKIVNETTREKVENPAVRALRDGVIVGLANHTILVAKHGSETPIDDSAAPIQRADGKIVGCVLVFRDVTERRKSEAALHAAKLRRDMMLVAGEIGTWEFDIVENLVRADHNLAGMFGVTTAEALGGPLAAYTKAIHPDDLPRVLEMIGRALDSQDKFEAEYRILKSNGNIISVIARGAIERDADGKALRMPGVIVDITKQRMAEERLRASELQRQLALESGELGTWNIDPANRALKSDERFRVIYSGRSNDLTYEQAFACIHDDDREKVREAVAAAIDIDNPAPYSSEYRVVHVDGSVRWVGAKGRANFGIRDGHKTLLSFDGVVVDITSERQMADELRELAANLSEVDRRKNEFLAMLAHELRNPLAPMRNALQLVKVSDGHQLQVATDMMDRQINQMVRLVDDLLDVSRISMGKIELRRDRVLLAPIIQQAIESCRPLIDSAKHQLSVHLPTQPIYLNADAVRLTQVFTNILSNACKYTNAGGEIAVFVTLGEAEVAVAVKDSGVGISADMLERVFQMFTQVDESLEKSQGGLGIGLSLVKTLVEMHAGSVIGKSEGPGKGSEFIVRLPILSGTFGSSEKAAPPAASHAKALRILIVDDNRDAASSLAMLLKITGNTLQLAHDGEEAVQVAEAFRPQLILLDIGLPKMNGYEVARIIRKQPWGRDIKLVALTGWGQEEDRLKSAEAGFDVHLVKPADYEVLKKLLAETAEAKVT